The genomic DNA TCGGCCTCCAACGCGGCCTGTCGCACCACGGCACGTTCCACCGCGTCGCGCACGAAGCGGCCGCCGGCGACACGGGACAGGGAGATGCGGGACACGGTGGTGCCGCGCTGCGGCAGGATGCGCACGAGGCCGCCTTCGGCCAGGCGGATCAGTGCTTCCCGCACCGGCTGTCGGCTGACGCCCAGGAGGTTGGCGAGGTCGCTCTCGGACAGGCTCTGCCCGGGTGGGAGCTGGTTGGTGATGATCTTGTCGCGCAGCAGGGCGACGACCTGCTGGCCGACCGGGCCGCCGCCGGGCATGGGCTGAAGCGGCTTCAGGACTTCGGCGAGCATGTTTCCCTCCCCGGGGTCGATCTTGTATTCTACCATACAAGATGATGCACCGCAGGGGAAGGCTCTTGCGCGCTGCCTGCGAGACCGCCGTGCCGTCACCCCGGTCTCAGGGATCCAGCCTCATGGATTGGGTGGCGTGGATCGCGAAATGGCCGGAACCCCGGCGCGGACGGCGGCTGCTACCAGGGCAGGTCCACCCAGGACAGGTGGCCGCCCTTGCCGGCCCCCGTATCCATGAAGACGGCCGCCCCGCCCTGGGCCCCGATATGGGTCAGCGGCCTTCCGTCCGAGGAACGGACCTCATGGCCGCAATAGATGGTGAAGCCCTGCGGGATGCGGTCCACCCAGTCGTGCAGCCGCTCCGGGAAGCCGTCCGGCCGCATGCGGCTGGTCACCTGCCCGAACAGGGCGCGCGGCACCAGTCCTTCGGGGCGGTTGGCGCCGGCTTCGGGGGGAGGGGGCAGGTGCAGCATGCGTGGGTGGAAGCCGCCATGCACGAAGACACGCTGGTCGATCCGCAGCCAGGCCGGGGCGCGCGCCACCTCGGCCATGATGCGGTCGCGCAGGGTGTCCCGGTCGGGGGCCTGCTCGATCTGCTGCAAGGTGTTGCCGAGCCCGTTGGCGTCGATATGCAGGCGCGCGCCGCTCAGGGCGCGGCGCAGCTTGTGGTCGTGGTTGCCCAGCAGGAAGATCCCCGCCCGCGCATCCAGCAGGTCGAAGGTCCGCCGCAGCACCTCGGGGGAATCCGAGCCGCCATCGGTCAGGTCCCCGAGCTGGATGATGAAGAGCCGCTCCGCGCGCGCCCCCTCCACTGCCGCCGCATAGGCATCGGCGTCGCCATGCACGTCGCCGATCACGCGCAACCCCTCGAACTGGGAGCGGATATTCGTCATTCCGCCCACCCCGTGCCCGGATAATCCGGGCGCCGCCGGTCTGTTCCCCGCACGGACCGCGGCCGGGATGGCGCGGGGGACCGAGGGTGGGGCGGAGGCGGCGGGTGCCCGGGGCTCTGGGTGGCTCTTCGCATCATGGTGCTGATATGAGGCGCTTTTCCGGCGGCGCCACCCGTTCCGCCGCGCCATGCGACGTGACCGGCATGCTGAACAGGCGGTCGCGCCCCAGCAGGAAGGCCCGGCCGCCACGCCGGAACAGACCGGCGAGGGCCGGGTCGCGCAGGTCCAGCCCCCCGGTATAGGCGCCGAAGGAAGGCAGGATGACCCGGCGCGGATCGGCCACGAAGCAGGGGCGCGTCACGCCGCCCGCCCGGGTGGGCATGGTGGCCTTGGGATGGAAATGCCCGCTGATCTCCACGGGCCCGGTGCGGGGCAGGGCCGGGTCGGCCTGGTGGCGGAACAGGAAGGGGCCTTCCGCCCAGCTTTCCTGCGCCTCGCCCGGCAGTCCTTCCGGCGGCACCGGATCGTGGTTGCCCAGGACCCAGACCACCTCCAGCCCGTCCAGCGCCCGCCGCAGCAGCGCCAGTTCCGAGGGAGGGAGGCGCGTGGAGCCCTCCGCGTCGTGAAAGGAATCGCCCAGCAGCACGAGGCGCCGGGGACTGTGCCGCCGCAGGGCCGAGATCAGGCGCATCACCGTTTCGCGCGTGTCGTAGGGCGGCACGAGGCAGCCGCGCCGGGCGAAGTGGCTGCCTTTCTCCAGATGCAGGTCGGCCACGGCCAGAAGGCGGCATGCCGGCCAAGCCAGAACGCCCTGCGGGTCCAGCAGCAGGCGCTCGCCGGCCAGGTGAAGCGGGGCCGGGATCATGCCGGCATCCCGAGCGGGCGGCCATGGGGGGCGCCCCATCCCGCCGCATCGCCCCTGTGCCGCCGGAAGGCATGTCCGATGTCTGTCCCATGGGCCACCGGAGGGCAACGCCGCCAGGGGGCATTCGTCACAATCCTGCGGGCCCCACCCCGTGCGATCCTGTCCGGCCATGGCGCTGGTGTCACGGCCGGGGCCGTCCGGCCCTGGCACACGGCGAATCTCATCCGTTCATCCTGTCGCAACTCGCCCCTGTCGTCTTCCGATGGCGCTGTCTGTCCCCATCCGCCATGCCCGCGATCCCTCAGGCCCCGCGCCGCAGGCCGGGCAGGCCACGGCCGCGCCGTTCCCGCCCCTTGCGGTGGCGCGGGCGGTCCACCACCCCGGCGCGGATGCGGACGCCTTCCGTCACCTCGCTCAGCACCTCGGCGAAATGCTCGGCGCCGTCGGTGACTTCCTCCACCAGCGCGGCGGCCTCGGCCAGCAGGGCGTCCTCGGCGCCGCCCGGGACCCATTCGCGCCCTTCCTCGATCAGCGCCGGCACGGCGAGGGGCGAGACACGGTCGAGCGCCCGCACGCGGATGCGCCCGCGCACCCGCGCCAGCAGGTCGGCGATGCGGCGCACATCGGTGAGGCCATAGGCGGCCTCCTGCCGGGTGGCGCGCAGCAGGATGTGGTCCGGGTCGTGCTTCCGCAGCACGTCGTAGATAAGGTCGGCGTTCATCGTCATCTGCCGCCCGCTCTTCTCGGCGCCGGGATGGTTCTTCTCCAGCAGCCCGGCGACGGTGGCGATGTTGCGGAAGGTGCGGCGGAGCATGGAACTCTCGGCGATCCATTCCTCCAGCTCTTCGCCCAGGATGTCCTCCTCGAAGAGGCGTTCCGGCTCGGTGGGCTCGAAGGCGCTCCAGGTGGCGAGCACGTAGTCGGTGGCAAGGTAGCCGAGCGGGCCGTGGCCCATCCCCTCCATCCGCTTGGTCACCAGCATCCCCAGGGTCTGATGTGCGAGCCTGCCCTCGAAGCAGTAGGCGACCATGAACCAGCGGCCGTGATGCGGGAAGCTCTCGATCAGCAGCCCGTCGCGGTCGGGCAGCTCGGACTGTCGCTGCTGCAGCCGCAGCCATTCGCGCACCGGCTCCGGCAGGGCGCGCCAGCGCCGGGGATCGGCCAGGATCGCCCGCACCCGGCGCGAGAGATAGGTGGAAAGCGGCAGCCGCGCGCCGGCATAGGTCGGTACGCGCGGCTCCTCGTCGCCGCCGCGCGAAACGATGACGGAGAGTGCGTCCATTCCCTCGTAGCGCAGCGTCTGCCCGGCGAAGAGGAAGCAGTGCCCCGGCTCCAGCGTGGAAACGAACCATTCCTCCACCTCGCCCAGCACCGGCCCGCCGCGGATGCGCACCTTCACCATCGGGCTGTCGGTGATGGTGCCGAGATTCATCCGCACCTGCCGCGCCACGCGCTCGTCGCGGATGTGGATGAGGTCCTCGCTGTCGCGGAACAGCTTGCGGAAGCGCTCATAGGCCTGCAGCGCGTAGCCACCATCCTCCGCGAAGCGCAGCACGTCGTCGAAGTCGCGCCGCGACAGCGCGGCATAGGGCGCGGCCCGCGTCACCTCGGCATGGAGCTCGTCCGCCCGGAAGGGTGCGTGGCAAGCCATGGCCAGGATATGCTGTGCCAGCACGTCCAGCCCGCCGGCGCGCGGCGCCTCCCCATCCAGCTCATGCGCCGCCACGGCCTCGGTGGCGGCAGTGCACTCGATCACCTCGAAGCGGTTGG from Roseomonas gilardii includes the following:
- a CDS encoding ligase-associated DNA damage response DEXH box helicase: MRTLPEPFAGWFAARGWTPRPHQMALLEAAEAGRSALLIAPTGGGKTLAGFLPSLIDLAQGSPDQGATRGLHTLYISPLKALAVDIARNLTTPIEEMGLPIRVETRTGDTPANRRQRQRENPPEILLSTPESLVLLLSLPDAAEIFGGLRAVVVDEVHALAGTKRGDQLALCLSRLQSLAPGLRRVGLSATVAQPEALRAWIAPDARPEGAALILGKGGADPSLEIVLPEGHLPWGGHMGLASAPEIYRRIGGAGVTIVFVNTRAQSELIFQALWRLNDDNLPIALHHGSLQIEQRRKVEAAMAAGRLRAVVATASLDMGIDWGAVDQVIQVGAPKGVSRLMQRIGRANHRMDEPSRAVLVPANRFEVIECTAATEAVAAHELDGEAPRAGGLDVLAQHILAMACHAPFRADELHAEVTRAAPYAALSRRDFDDVLRFAEDGGYALQAYERFRKLFRDSEDLIHIRDERVARQVRMNLGTITDSPMVKVRIRGGPVLGEVEEWFVSTLEPGHCFLFAGQTLRYEGMDALSVIVSRGGDEEPRVPTYAGARLPLSTYLSRRVRAILADPRRWRALPEPVREWLRLQQRQSELPDRDGLLIESFPHHGRWFMVAYCFEGRLAHQTLGMLVTKRMEGMGHGPLGYLATDYVLATWSAFEPTEPERLFEEDILGEELEEWIAESSMLRRTFRNIATVAGLLEKNHPGAEKSGRQMTMNADLIYDVLRKHDPDHILLRATRQEAAYGLTDVRRIADLLARVRGRIRVRALDRVSPLAVPALIEEGREWVPGGAEDALLAEAAALVEEVTDGAEHFAEVLSEVTEGVRIRAGVVDRPRHRKGRERRGRGLPGLRRGA
- the pdeM gene encoding ligase-associated DNA damage response endonuclease PdeM, which produces MIPAPLHLAGERLLLDPQGVLAWPACRLLAVADLHLEKGSHFARRGCLVPPYDTRETVMRLISALRRHSPRRLVLLGDSFHDAEGSTRLPPSELALLRRALDGLEVVWVLGNHDPVPPEGLPGEAQESWAEGPFLFRHQADPALPRTGPVEISGHFHPKATMPTRAGGVTRPCFVADPRRVILPSFGAYTGGLDLRDPALAGLFRRGGRAFLLGRDRLFSMPVTSHGAAERVAPPEKRLISAP
- a CDS encoding metallophosphoesterase, with translation MTNIRSQFEGLRVIGDVHGDADAYAAAVEGARAERLFIIQLGDLTDGGSDSPEVLRRTFDLLDARAGIFLLGNHDHKLRRALSGARLHIDANGLGNTLQQIEQAPDRDTLRDRIMAEVARAPAWLRIDQRVFVHGGFHPRMLHLPPPPEAGANRPEGLVPRALFGQVTSRMRPDGFPERLHDWVDRIPQGFTIYCGHEVRSSDGRPLTHIGAQGGAAVFMDTGAGKGGHLSWVDLPW